A genomic window from Caballeronia sp. SBC1 includes:
- a CDS encoding rhodanese-like domain-containing protein, producing the protein MSTLEQLYAQATQRADQNQLPYAGAILPAEAFELLQLDSSVRLVDVRTRAELDWVGRPAIDTVQYSHIEWIQYPGSVPNTAFMQQLREVATPDTPVLFLCRSAARSKLAAVLAQKEGFTKAFDLLEGFEGDKDGQGHRKTVSGWCFRGLPWIGA; encoded by the coding sequence ATGAGCACTCTCGAGCAGTTGTACGCCCAAGCGACGCAACGCGCCGATCAAAACCAGTTGCCGTACGCGGGCGCCATTTTGCCCGCCGAGGCGTTCGAGCTTCTGCAACTCGACTCCTCAGTTCGCCTCGTCGACGTGCGCACGCGCGCCGAGCTCGACTGGGTCGGCCGGCCGGCCATTGATACCGTGCAGTATTCGCACATCGAATGGATTCAGTATCCCGGTTCCGTTCCAAACACGGCGTTTATGCAGCAGTTGCGCGAAGTGGCCACGCCCGACACACCCGTCCTGTTCCTCTGCCGCAGTGCAGCCCGTTCGAAACTGGCAGCGGTCCTGGCTCAAAAGGAAGGTTTCACAAAAGCCTTCGATCTGCTCGAGGGGTTCGAGGGCGACAAAGACGGACAAGGCCACCGCAAAACCGTTTCCGGTTGGTGCTTTCGGGGCCTGCCCTGGATTGGTGCATAA
- the glnA gene encoding type I glutamate--ammonia ligase codes for MSKSVADVMQLVKDEDVKFVDFRFTDTRGKEQHVSVPVSAFDEDKFESGHAFDGSSIAGWKGIEASDMLLMPDADTAFIDPFYEESTLVMSCDVVEPADGKGYERDPRSLAKRAEAYLKSSGLGDTAFFGPEPEFFIFDSVRWSADQSGCFVKVGSEEAPWSSSMEFEGGNTGHRPGTKGGYFPVAPVDTFQDIRSEMCLLLEQIGIPVEVHHHEVAGQGQNEIGTKFSTLVQRADWTQQLKYIVQNVAHTYGKTATFMPKPIVGDNGSGMHVHQSIWKDGKNLFAGDGYAGLSEFALFYIGGIIKHARALNAITNPSTNSYKRLVPHFEAPVKLAYSAKNRSASIRIPHVSNPKGRRIETRFPDPMANPYLCFSALMMAGLDGVQNKIHPGEAADKNLYDLPPEEDAKIPTVCAGLDEALDALNADRGFLTVGGVFTDSMLDAYIELKTNELQRYRQAVHPIEFEMYYSL; via the coding sequence ATGAGCAAATCCGTGGCCGACGTCATGCAACTCGTCAAGGACGAGGACGTCAAGTTTGTCGACTTCCGTTTCACCGACACGCGCGGTAAAGAGCAACACGTTTCGGTGCCGGTCTCGGCATTCGACGAAGACAAATTTGAAAGCGGCCACGCTTTCGACGGTTCGTCTATCGCCGGATGGAAAGGCATCGAGGCATCGGACATGCTGTTGATGCCGGATGCGGATACCGCGTTTATCGATCCGTTCTACGAAGAGTCGACGCTCGTGATGTCCTGCGACGTGGTGGAGCCGGCAGATGGCAAGGGCTATGAACGCGATCCGCGCTCGCTCGCGAAGCGCGCAGAAGCGTATTTGAAGAGCTCGGGCCTGGGCGACACGGCTTTCTTCGGTCCAGAGCCGGAATTCTTCATTTTCGACTCGGTGCGCTGGAGCGCGGACCAGTCGGGCTGCTTCGTCAAGGTCGGTTCGGAAGAAGCACCGTGGTCGTCGTCGATGGAATTCGAAGGCGGCAACACAGGTCACCGTCCGGGCACGAAGGGCGGTTACTTCCCGGTTGCTCCGGTCGACACGTTCCAGGACATCCGTTCGGAAATGTGCCTGTTGCTCGAGCAGATCGGCATTCCGGTTGAAGTGCACCACCACGAGGTGGCGGGCCAGGGCCAGAACGAAATCGGCACGAAGTTCTCGACGCTGGTTCAGCGCGCCGACTGGACGCAGCAACTGAAGTACATCGTCCAGAACGTGGCGCACACGTATGGCAAGACGGCGACGTTCATGCCGAAGCCGATCGTTGGCGACAACGGTTCGGGCATGCACGTTCACCAGTCGATCTGGAAGGACGGCAAGAACCTGTTCGCTGGTGACGGTTATGCAGGCCTGTCGGAATTCGCGCTGTTCTACATCGGCGGCATCATCAAGCATGCTCGCGCGCTGAACGCGATCACGAACCCGTCGACGAACTCGTACAAGCGTCTCGTGCCGCACTTCGAAGCACCGGTCAAGCTGGCTTACTCTGCGAAGAACCGTTCGGCTTCGATCCGCATTCCGCACGTGTCGAACCCGAAGGGCCGCCGTATCGAAACGCGTTTCCCGGATCCGATGGCGAACCCGTACCTGTGCTTCTCGGCGCTGATGATGGCCGGCCTGGACGGCGTGCAAAACAAGATCCACCCGGGCGAAGCAGCGGACAAGAACCTGTACGACCTGCCGCCGGAAGAGGATGCAAAGATCCCGACCGTGTGTGCTGGCCTCGACGAAGCGCTGGACGCGCTCAACGCTGATCGTGGGTTCCTGACGGTCGGCGGCGTGTTCACCGATTCCATGCTCGACGCGTATATCGAACTGAAGACGAATGAACTGCAGCGCTATCGCCAGGCTGTGCATCCGATCGAGTTCGAAATGTACTACTCGCTGTAA
- the ntrC gene encoding nitrogen regulation protein NR(I) codes for MKPIWIVDDDQSIRWVLEKALARENFATRSFSGVRDALTALEQESPQVLVSDIRMPGGSGLELLQTVRDKLPGLPVIIMTAFSDLDSAVAAFQGGAFEYLAKPFDVDKAVELIRRAVDESMRGEAAYDNSVTETPEMLGQAPAMQDMFRAIGRLSHSAATVLITGESGTGKELVARALHRHSPRANGPFIALNTAAIPKDLLESELFGHERGAFTGAQAMRQGRFEQAENGTLFLDEIGDMPFDLQTRLLRVLSDGQFYRVGGHNPLKANVRVIAATHQNLESRVRQGLFREDLYHRLNVIRLRLPALRERSEDIPLLTRHFLQKSARDLGVEPKRVSEDALGFLASLPFPGNVRQLENLCNWLTVMAPAQTIEQKDLPPDLTPTQEYAGESTALTASAAENSGGSNAGLSGGVSGLPASLGTPPGGVPASVWENGLRTEVARLLRENTADVMDELARRFEAAVIREALDFTRGRKVEAAERLGIGRNTITRKIQELHLDA; via the coding sequence ATGAAGCCGATCTGGATAGTAGACGACGACCAATCCATCCGCTGGGTGCTTGAAAAAGCGCTCGCAAGAGAGAACTTCGCTACGCGCAGTTTTTCCGGCGTCCGGGACGCGCTCACAGCGCTCGAACAGGAAAGCCCGCAAGTGCTTGTGTCCGACATCCGCATGCCGGGAGGTTCGGGACTCGAATTGTTGCAAACTGTGCGCGACAAGCTGCCCGGTTTGCCGGTCATCATCATGACGGCGTTCTCCGATCTCGACAGCGCCGTGGCCGCGTTCCAGGGTGGTGCGTTCGAATACCTGGCAAAGCCGTTCGATGTCGACAAGGCGGTTGAGCTGATTCGCCGTGCTGTTGATGAAAGCATGCGTGGCGAAGCGGCCTACGACAACAGCGTCACCGAAACGCCCGAAATGCTTGGCCAGGCGCCAGCGATGCAGGACATGTTTCGTGCGATCGGCCGTTTGTCACATTCCGCCGCCACTGTGCTCATCACGGGAGAATCGGGCACCGGAAAGGAGCTTGTCGCGCGTGCGCTGCACCGACATAGCCCGCGCGCAAACGGACCGTTCATCGCGTTGAACACCGCCGCGATCCCGAAGGATTTGCTTGAGTCCGAGCTGTTCGGTCACGAGCGTGGCGCGTTCACGGGCGCGCAGGCGATGCGGCAGGGGCGGTTCGAGCAAGCTGAAAACGGTACGTTGTTCCTCGATGAAATCGGCGATATGCCGTTCGATCTGCAGACGCGTCTGTTGCGTGTGTTATCCGATGGGCAGTTTTATCGCGTGGGGGGCCACAACCCATTGAAGGCGAACGTTCGGGTGATCGCGGCGACTCACCAGAATCTCGAATCTCGCGTGCGGCAGGGCTTGTTCCGTGAGGACTTGTATCACCGGCTGAACGTGATTCGCTTGCGCTTGCCCGCGCTGCGCGAGCGTAGTGAAGACATTCCGTTGCTCACGCGGCATTTCCTGCAGAAAAGCGCGCGTGATCTGGGTGTCGAGCCGAAGCGGGTATCGGAAGATGCACTTGGGTTTTTGGCATCGCTGCCATTTCCTGGGAATGTTCGACAACTCGAAAACCTGTGTAACTGGCTTACCGTGATGGCGCCGGCGCAGACGATCGAGCAAAAGGATTTGCCGCCGGATCTCACGCCGACTCAGGAATACGCCGGTGAGAGCACTGCGTTAACAGCGTCGGCGGCGGAAAATAGCGGTGGGTCGAACGCGGGCCTATCTGGCGGCGTCAGCGGTTTGCCGGCTTCGCTTGGTACGCCGCCTGGCGGCGTTCCCGCGAGCGTGTGGGAAAACGGCTTGCGGACCGAGGTCGCGCGGTTGCTGCGCGAGAATACTGCCGATGTCATGGACGAACTAGCGCGCCGCTTTGAAGCTGCGGTGATTCGCGAGGCGCTCGACTTTACTCGCGGCCGGAAGGTGGAAGCGGCCGAGCGGCTGGGAATCGGCCGCAATACGATCACGCGCAAGATTCAGGAGTTGCACCTGGACGCTTGA
- the glnL gene encoding nitrogen regulation protein NR(II) yields MVLKNLIKARKSPPDNSLSDDAALVATHLLPGMEALPTVVLVLDKLTLKIAFANPSAEAMLERSRKQLAQTSWPELFANADELVTTIASIADHRFNATHLDAVLERPGREPLHVHAIVAYLEVAPNYVLLELFENERHLKTDREERIHDLTAVNKQLIRNLAHEIKNPLGGIRGAAQLLEFELGARERDELREYTQVIIKESDRLQTLVDRLLEPHRHPHIVGDVNIHEVCERVRAVILAEFPRGLTLDRDYDVSVPDLRGDKEQLIQALLNIVRNAAEALRERISQGDARIELRTRIARKVTIGKRLHKLALDLHITDNGPGIPEEIRDRIFYPLVSGREDGSGLGLTLAQTFVQQHDGLIEVDSKPGCTEFTILLPFEG; encoded by the coding sequence ATGGTTCTCAAGAATCTCATCAAGGCGAGAAAGAGTCCTCCCGACAATTCGTTGTCCGACGACGCTGCGCTCGTCGCTACACATTTGCTGCCGGGCATGGAAGCGCTGCCCACGGTCGTGCTTGTACTGGACAAGCTGACCCTCAAGATCGCGTTTGCGAATCCGTCGGCGGAAGCCATGCTCGAGCGCTCGCGCAAGCAACTGGCTCAAACCTCATGGCCCGAACTGTTCGCCAATGCGGACGAACTGGTGACGACCATTGCGTCGATTGCCGATCACCGTTTCAACGCAACGCATCTCGACGCCGTGCTCGAACGTCCCGGCCGCGAGCCGCTGCATGTTCACGCGATTGTCGCGTATCTGGAAGTCGCACCAAATTACGTACTGCTCGAACTATTTGAGAACGAGCGGCATTTGAAGACCGACCGCGAAGAGCGTATTCACGATCTGACGGCGGTGAACAAGCAACTGATTCGCAACCTCGCGCATGAAATCAAGAATCCGCTTGGCGGCATTCGAGGCGCAGCGCAACTACTCGAGTTCGAGCTGGGCGCGCGTGAACGCGACGAGTTACGCGAATACACGCAGGTGATCATCAAGGAATCGGATCGTCTGCAAACGCTGGTCGACCGCTTGCTCGAGCCGCACCGGCATCCGCATATTGTTGGCGACGTGAATATTCACGAAGTCTGCGAGCGCGTGCGCGCCGTGATTCTCGCGGAGTTTCCGCGTGGCCTCACGCTCGATCGCGATTACGACGTGAGCGTGCCCGACTTGCGCGGCGACAAAGAGCAGCTTATCCAGGCGTTGCTCAACATCGTGCGCAACGCGGCGGAAGCGCTGCGTGAACGCATTTCACAAGGCGATGCGCGTATAGAGTTGCGTACGCGTATTGCTCGCAAAGTGACTATTGGCAAGCGCCTGCACAAACTGGCACTGGACTTGCATATCACTGACAACGGTCCCGGCATCCCGGAAGAGATACGCGACCGGATTTTCTATCCGCTTGTGTCCGGGCGGGAAGATGGGAGTGGACTGGGCCTCACGCTCGCGCAGACTTTCGTGCAACAGCACGATGGGTTGATCGAGGTGGATAGCAAGCCGGGTTGCACCGAGTTCACCATCTTGTTGCCGTTCGAAGGCTGA
- a CDS encoding sterol desaturase family protein has translation MFHSIFSMFDNVVSTMQTLLYINVVQPFLFKADLMGYDEDTFDALYWVIVGVLEVLVMYVILRPLEALRPAEKWQDRKGVRVDALYTWIVKLGILNLFFFFTFQPFFDSFQSWLRLHDISNIQLDNLWPGVTSQPIVAFLIYLVVLDFVGYWYHRLEHRIGIWWELHAVHHSQQKMSLWSDDRNHLLDNVMQAGVFATVALVIGVQPSQFVVLVAITNLMQSVQHANIRVHFGWLGERLLVSPAFHRRHHAIGYGHEGTTYGCNFGVLLPWWDMLFRSVSWNRELEPTGIRDQLAVGDVPGRDYGDGFVSQHWLAFKRIAERLASHRATRVPGSDSTAV, from the coding sequence ATGTTTCATTCCATCTTCTCCATGTTCGACAATGTCGTTTCGACCATGCAGACGCTGCTGTACATCAACGTGGTGCAGCCGTTCCTGTTCAAAGCCGATCTGATGGGTTACGACGAAGACACGTTTGACGCGCTCTATTGGGTGATCGTGGGTGTGCTTGAAGTTCTCGTCATGTATGTCATCCTGCGGCCGCTCGAAGCGTTGCGGCCCGCCGAGAAATGGCAGGACCGCAAAGGCGTGCGCGTTGACGCGCTCTATACGTGGATCGTCAAGCTGGGCATCCTGAATCTGTTCTTTTTCTTCACTTTCCAGCCGTTCTTCGACAGCTTCCAGAGCTGGTTGCGGCTTCACGATATCTCCAATATCCAGCTCGACAACCTGTGGCCGGGCGTGACGTCCCAGCCAATCGTTGCGTTTCTTATCTATCTGGTGGTGCTTGATTTCGTCGGCTATTGGTATCACCGGCTGGAGCACAGAATCGGCATCTGGTGGGAATTGCACGCGGTGCATCACAGTCAGCAAAAGATGTCGTTGTGGTCGGACGACAGAAACCATCTGCTCGACAACGTCATGCAAGCAGGGGTTTTTGCTACCGTAGCGCTGGTGATCGGTGTGCAGCCGTCGCAGTTCGTGGTGCTGGTCGCGATCACTAACCTGATGCAAAGCGTCCAGCACGCAAATATCCGTGTGCACTTCGGCTGGCTAGGCGAGCGCCTGCTCGTCAGTCCAGCGTTCCATAGGCGGCATCACGCGATTGGTTACGGCCACGAGGGCACCACATACGGATGCAACTTTGGCGTGCTGCTTCCATGGTGGGACATGCTGTTCAGGAGCGTGTCGTGGAATCGCGAGCTCGAGCCGACTGGCATCCGTGATCAACTGGCTGTGGGCGATGTGCCCGGGCGTGATTACGGCGATGGTTTTGTCTCGCAGCACTGGCTTGCGTTCAAACGGATAGCGGAACGGCTCGCGTCGCATCGGGCAACTCGAGTTCCAGGCTCGGATTCGACCGCTGTCTGA
- a CDS encoding amidohydrolase family protein produces MDLIIRRATLADSRDLVDIGIEHGRFAAIEPQLAATAPEEIDAAGSLVTAPFVDAHFHMDATLSYGLPRVNASGTLLEGIALWGELKPELTQEALVDRAMQYCDWAVARGLLAIRSHVDVCDPRLLAVEALLEVKRRVKPYLDLQLVAFPQDGVLRSKGAFENLKRAISMGVDVVGGIPHFERTMADGAESVRLLCEFAAQKGLRVDMHCDESDDPMSRHIETLAAQTHRLGLQGRVTGSHLTSMHSMDNYYVSKLIPLIRDSGVAAIANPLINITLQGRADTYPKRRGMTRVPELMAAGVDVAFGHDCVLDPWYSLGSGDMLEVAHMGLHVAQMTGIDAMRAAFDAVTTTPAKILGMEGYGIAVGNNADCVVLDARDPVEAIRLRAARTAVLRRGKVVSRAPAMRAKLSLEGRPEEVNFRLNR; encoded by the coding sequence ATGGACCTGATCATTCGACGTGCAACGCTTGCGGATTCCCGCGATCTGGTGGATATCGGGATAGAACACGGCCGCTTTGCTGCGATCGAGCCGCAACTCGCCGCCACCGCGCCGGAGGAAATCGATGCGGCAGGTTCTCTCGTCACCGCGCCGTTCGTCGATGCGCATTTCCATATGGACGCCACGCTGTCCTACGGGTTGCCACGTGTGAATGCGTCGGGAACGCTACTCGAAGGGATCGCGTTATGGGGCGAGCTGAAGCCAGAGTTAACACAGGAAGCACTGGTCGACCGGGCGATGCAGTATTGCGACTGGGCCGTCGCGCGCGGCCTGCTTGCGATTCGCTCACATGTGGACGTCTGCGATCCACGTCTGCTCGCCGTGGAAGCGCTGCTTGAAGTAAAGCGTCGCGTGAAGCCGTATCTGGACTTGCAACTCGTTGCGTTCCCGCAGGACGGCGTCTTGCGCAGTAAGGGCGCGTTCGAGAACCTGAAGCGAGCGATATCAATGGGCGTGGATGTGGTCGGTGGAATTCCGCATTTCGAACGCACAATGGCCGACGGCGCCGAGTCCGTGCGCCTTCTGTGTGAGTTCGCGGCGCAGAAGGGGCTGCGCGTAGACATGCATTGCGATGAGTCAGATGACCCGATGTCGCGTCATATCGAAACATTGGCGGCGCAGACGCATCGGCTGGGGCTGCAGGGGCGGGTTACGGGTTCGCACCTTACGTCGATGCATTCCATGGACAACTATTACGTGAGCAAGCTGATCCCGTTGATCCGCGATTCCGGCGTAGCCGCGATCGCGAATCCGCTGATCAACATCACGCTCCAGGGCCGCGCCGATACCTACCCCAAGCGCCGAGGCATGACGCGGGTGCCGGAGTTGATGGCAGCGGGCGTAGACGTAGCGTTTGGCCACGACTGCGTGTTGGACCCGTGGTACAGCCTGGGCTCGGGCGACATGCTGGAAGTGGCGCACATGGGTTTGCACGTCGCACAGATGACGGGCATTGACGCCATGCGCGCGGCCTTCGATGCAGTGACGACGACACCGGCGAAGATCCTGGGTATGGAAGGGTATGGGATTGCTGTGGGTAACAACGCGGATTGCGTGGTGCTGGACGCACGCGATCCTGTGGAAGCCATTCGATTGCGTGCAGCGCGTACGGCCGTTCTTCGTCGCGGCAAGGTAGTCAGCCGCGCGCCGGCGATGCGGGCGAAACTCAGCCTGGAAGGGAGGCCGGAGGAGGTGAATTTCCGGTTGAATCGGTAG
- a CDS encoding addiction module antidote protein yields MNSTHISAFDASDYLDSEEAIAAYLNEALASGDSDILLSALADIVKARGMSKVASDAGVQRESLYKSLAEGAKPRFETIQKVAAALGVKLVAVPVHH; encoded by the coding sequence ATGAACTCAACTCACATTTCGGCTTTCGACGCATCCGACTATCTCGATAGCGAAGAGGCCATCGCGGCATATCTGAACGAGGCGCTTGCTTCGGGCGATTCCGACATTCTGCTATCGGCTCTTGCAGATATCGTGAAAGCACGCGGCATGTCAAAAGTCGCCTCCGACGCAGGTGTGCAACGCGAAAGCCTGTACAAATCGCTCGCGGAAGGCGCGAAACCCCGCTTTGAGACCATCCAGAAAGTTGCCGCTGCGTTGGGGGTAAAACTCGTCGCCGTGCCAGTACATCACTGA
- a CDS encoding type II toxin-antitoxin system RelE/ParE family toxin → MTNTINQTHDFSVWLLGVTDVLARAAILIRIKRAALGNFGDCHDVGSSVWEMRIHTGAGYRVYYVRDGSTVYLLLAGGSKRGQISDIARAKAMWQRIRQERK, encoded by the coding sequence ATGACGAACACAATCAATCAAACGCACGACTTTTCGGTTTGGCTGTTGGGCGTGACTGATGTGTTAGCAAGAGCCGCCATCTTGATTCGGATTAAACGCGCCGCGTTGGGAAATTTCGGCGATTGTCACGACGTCGGCAGCAGCGTGTGGGAAATGCGGATTCACACAGGTGCGGGCTATCGCGTGTACTACGTGCGCGACGGCTCGACCGTTTATCTGCTGTTGGCCGGGGGAAGCAAGCGAGGGCAGATATCGGATATCGCCCGAGCGAAGGCCATGTGGCAGCGAATCAGACAGGAACGAAAATGA
- a CDS encoding molybdopterin-binding protein gives MGFGMIIIGDEILSGRRTDKHLPKVIELLSARGLSLDWAEYIGDDRERITATLKRGFASGDIVFSTGGIGATPDDHTRQCAAAALGVPLELHPEAAELIRARIRETAGDKPVDLELPENLHRLNMGTFPKGASIIPNSYNRIPGFSVGNIHFVPGFPVMAWPMIEWVLDTKYADLHHAKPYVERSVLVFGLPESRITPLMEAIERDFAGVRVFSLPSVGDATRGEVFGRAHIDLGVKGEPEVANAAFARLREGVAALGGEIVEIEPGAAT, from the coding sequence ATGGGCTTTGGCATGATCATCATTGGCGATGAGATTTTGTCCGGTCGCAGGACCGACAAGCATCTGCCGAAAGTTATCGAATTGTTGTCGGCGCGCGGGTTGTCGCTCGACTGGGCGGAATACATTGGCGATGACCGCGAACGCATCACGGCTACGCTCAAGCGTGGCTTTGCGTCTGGTGACATAGTGTTTTCCACGGGTGGAATTGGCGCGACGCCCGACGATCACACGCGGCAATGCGCCGCCGCAGCGCTAGGCGTACCGCTCGAACTGCACCCAGAAGCAGCCGAGCTGATCCGCGCGCGTATCCGGGAGACGGCGGGCGACAAGCCGGTGGATCTCGAATTGCCGGAAAACCTGCATCGGCTGAACATGGGTACGTTTCCGAAGGGCGCGAGCATTATTCCGAACAGCTACAACCGGATTCCCGGCTTCTCTGTCGGAAACATCCATTTCGTGCCCGGCTTCCCTGTCATGGCGTGGCCAATGATTGAATGGGTGCTGGACACGAAATATGCGGATCTGCATCACGCGAAGCCTTATGTAGAGCGATCGGTGCTGGTCTTTGGGTTGCCGGAATCGCGTATCACACCACTGATGGAAGCGATCGAACGCGATTTCGCCGGGGTGCGCGTCTTTAGCCTGCCAAGCGTCGGCGACGCGACGCGCGGGGAGGTCTTCGGGCGCGCTCACATCGACCTCGGTGTCAAAGGCGAGCCGGAAGTGGCAAACGCGGCGTTCGCCCGCTTGCGTGAGGGTGTGGCCGCGTTAGGCGGCGAGATAGTGGAGATTGAACCAGGCGCAGCGACCTGA
- a CDS encoding EI24 domain-containing protein, protein MNDLLRSFVRALANAFHPRMLWLTFMPFAVATVAWGALLWFFWQTLTGAARDWLDGWALTSAMYRLFDSIGFSSLHAVIAPFFIVIMAIPLIVVTILLLIATLSMPAVIKLLTRRQYAALEMRHGGSWYGSLGHSVITTVVCLVLLVVTLPLWLIPPFFAIIPPVLWGWLTYRVMTYDALALHASAQERRAIVRRARWPLFGIGVISGLLGSLPTMLWAWSVWLLPLFPVVAAATIWIYAFILVFSALWFAHYCLHALERLRIETAAASPPLSGPAAPPEFRISG, encoded by the coding sequence ATGAATGACTTGCTGCGTTCGTTCGTGCGCGCACTCGCGAACGCGTTTCATCCGAGAATGCTGTGGCTGACCTTCATGCCTTTCGCCGTGGCGACAGTGGCGTGGGGCGCGCTCCTATGGTTTTTCTGGCAGACGCTGACGGGCGCCGCGCGTGACTGGCTTGATGGCTGGGCGTTGACGTCGGCAATGTACCGGCTGTTCGATTCCATCGGATTTTCGTCGCTACACGCGGTGATTGCACCGTTTTTTATAGTAATCATGGCGATTCCACTGATCGTCGTAACAATCCTGTTGCTGATCGCGACGCTTTCCATGCCTGCCGTGATCAAGCTGCTGACACGGCGCCAATACGCCGCGCTGGAAATGCGACACGGCGGTTCCTGGTATGGGAGTCTTGGACATTCAGTCATTACAACCGTGGTGTGCCTGGTGCTGCTGGTCGTCACGCTTCCGCTATGGTTGATCCCGCCATTTTTCGCGATCATTCCGCCCGTGTTGTGGGGTTGGCTGACTTATCGCGTGATGACATATGACGCGCTCGCGTTGCATGCAAGCGCGCAGGAGCGGCGGGCGATTGTGCGGCGCGCGCGCTGGCCGCTGTTTGGGATAGGCGTGATCAGCGGTTTGCTCGGGTCTCTTCCGACAATGCTGTGGGCGTGGTCGGTCTGGCTGCTGCCATTGTTTCCGGTCGTGGCGGCGGCGACCATCTGGATCTATGCGTTCATCCTCGTTTTTTCGGCACTTTGGTTTGCCCACTACTGCTTGCACGCACTCGAGCGTCTGCGAATAGAAACCGCTGCGGCTTCGCCTCCACTGAGCGGTCCCGCAGCGCCGCCCGAATTCCGAATTTCCGGCTAA
- the xth gene encoding exodeoxyribonuclease III, with product MKIATWNVNSLKVRQQHVIDWLATSGVDVLCLQELKLTDDKFPVAELAAVGYKSWFAGQKTYNGVGILVRDSLTVDETTIVRNIPAFEDPQQRVIAATVEGVRIVSAYFPNGQAPGTEKFAYKMRWLEALRDWIEGEMKTYPQLALLGDYNIAPEDRDVHDPKAWEGQNLVSPEERAHFVQLIELGLTDTFRIFEQPEKLYTWWDYRMLGFRRNAGLRIDHILVTAELAARCTACEVDKVPRKWEQPSDHAPVIATIS from the coding sequence ATGAAAATTGCCACCTGGAACGTCAACTCACTCAAGGTCCGCCAACAGCATGTGATCGACTGGCTGGCAACGAGCGGCGTCGACGTGTTGTGCTTGCAAGAACTCAAGCTAACGGACGACAAATTCCCCGTCGCCGAACTTGCCGCTGTCGGCTACAAAAGCTGGTTTGCCGGTCAGAAGACCTATAACGGCGTCGGCATTCTGGTACGCGACAGCCTGACGGTCGACGAAACCACGATCGTACGCAACATTCCCGCGTTCGAGGACCCGCAGCAACGCGTGATTGCCGCGACCGTCGAAGGCGTGCGAATCGTCTCGGCGTATTTCCCGAACGGCCAGGCGCCCGGCACGGAGAAGTTCGCCTACAAGATGCGTTGGCTCGAAGCGCTGCGGGACTGGATCGAAGGCGAGATGAAAACGTATCCGCAACTTGCGCTGCTGGGCGACTACAACATCGCGCCGGAAGACCGCGACGTTCACGACCCAAAAGCCTGGGAAGGCCAGAACCTTGTGTCGCCCGAAGAACGCGCGCACTTCGTGCAGTTAATCGAATTGGGACTTACCGACACCTTCCGCATCTTCGAGCAGCCCGAGAAGCTGTACACGTGGTGGGACTATCGGATGCTCGGGTTCCGTCGCAACGCGGGGCTGCGCATCGATCACATTCTGGTCACGGCTGAACTCGCCGCTCGATGCACAGCGTGTGAAGTGGACAAAGTGCCGAGAAAGTGGGAACAGCCGTCCGATCACGCGCCGGTGATCGCGACGATTAGCTGA